In the Magnolia sinica isolate HGM2019 chromosome 15, MsV1, whole genome shotgun sequence genome, one interval contains:
- the LOC131227476 gene encoding nuclear-pore anchor-like: MLQYKEIAQVNEFALKQIESAHEKFKAEVDKLKKSLEDEIYFLKGRVSELESDLVSKSTKVTFTVSGKEEALSSTFAEIDRLNEENSAKT, translated from the exons ATGCTACAG TATAAAGAAATAGCACAAGTGAATGAATTTGCATTGAAGCAAATTGAATCTGCTCATGAAAAATTCAAGGCTGAG GTTGACAAGCTAAAAAAGTCACtagaggatgaaatttattttctcaagggaagggtttcagaacttgaaagtgatcttgtgtcaaagtcCACAAAAGTTACATTTACAGTTTCAGgaaaagaagaagctctatcttctacatttgctgaaattgaccgtctgaaTGAAGAAAATTCTGCAAAAACATGA